The Coturnix japonica isolate 7356 chromosome 9, Coturnix japonica 2.1, whole genome shotgun sequence genomic interval ACACATCTGCAGCAGCGGTGTCCGACAGCCCACCTGCAGGCTGGGTCACAGCTCTATGGGCTCTCGTCCcacctggcacagcacagcacaggcacacggcagccccacagacagaagcagcacCCAGCATAGGGGTGAGCACCCCCGTTATGtcactgctgccccacagcactcCGCCACAAACACCCACTGCAATGAACCCAACCCTAGCGCCGCCCTCGGAGCCTCTCGGTGCCACACATGCGCATcctgctgcagtcagtgctgcagcacactCAGAACCCACTTGGCAACTCAAAGCCTTCACCCCGGCAGCTGAGCAGCCAAATCTGGGGACAGATGAGGAGGCGATGCAGGGTGGCCCCGtggcacagcccacagccccaggcagcACCAAGCcgagcagcagagctctgggcaCTGCAGTGCCCCAAGCCCAGCATCCCACTCCAGCACTGCCCATGTGGGGAATCAGTGCTGGGCTGCCATCTGCAGAATGGGGAGGCAAAACCTTAACAGCCAACACACCAACTATGCCAACACTGCGGCAGGTGGCTGCTCCACATGCACACctgtggggcagctctgcctATGGCTGGTCCGACCAGAAACAGCATCATGAAAGCATCACAAGCATCCCTCCATCCTTGTTCTCTTTAAGCAGAAACTATTTCACAAAGCCCAGAATAACTGGAGGAAAATTAGCTGCCTTTACTGTGCTGGCCAACTCAGATGCTTTCATTCCGTGTGAAGCTACAGGCAACCCCCAGCCAACAATAGAGTGGACCAAGATCTCCCCAGGTAAGCTCGGCAGCAGCTCTGTTCCGGTGGTCTGGCAGGAGGTTGCAGTCAGTAGCGCTAGTGTAGGAGTTCTGAGAAGGACCAGTTATGGTGCAAACTaagaaacagtgagaaaaatgaCATCCCAGCATGTCTGGTGGAATGTCTTAATATCGACTACAAATCAGTTGCTAAGGGAAATTTTAAATATGTGCATATGTAAACATTAACTCTGTGCTTACTGTGAGAAGATTAAAGCTCTTCTCACATGTCACCTGCTGCTTCAGAACAATCTGACAAACTATCATCTGTCAAAACAAACCATGAAATCAAGTTACTGCAATGCTAAAACACTGATGAATTTGCAACGCTCACACACAGCTGAGCCCAAGTACTTCTGACTACACAAATCCTTACCTGCTGTTCCCAAGCCTTGACTCTACTGAGGAGCCAggttctggttttcttttgaagctTTTCCACTGCATATGCAAGATTTActatttctccctttcttacCCCCACTCTCTCGGGTATTTAGGCAGAGTAGACCAGGATAAGGAAAGAATATACAGGGGCACAGCAAAATGAGGTGGGATGGAGAGGTCTGACACCTCGCTGTTGTCCCTCCCTCCCGCAGAGACCGATGCCCCAGCGAGTGGCAGCAGGTGGATGGTGCTGCCCAACGGCACACTTGCCATTgcacaggcagccctgcaggacgGCGGGCAGTACCGCTGCACTGCCACCAACGCTCTGGGCACAGCACAACTCCTGGCCACACTGGCTGTGGTTGCCTACCCACCCCGCATCGCAGGCGGCACACGGCTCCTCACTGCCCATGCCGGGGTGCCCGTAACCATGAGGTGTCCGGCTGAGGGCAGACCTCCTCCCTCCATCTCATGGGTTCTGGCCAATGAAACGCACATCTCCAGCTCTTCCCAGGGAAATCAGAAAGTTCTCGTGTGGCCAGATGGCACCTTAATGATCAAGGATGTCACGGTTTACGACAGAGGCCTCTACACGTGCACGGCCACAAACCCAGCAGGCACCGACACGCTGACTGTCAAGCTGCAGGTCATCGCAGCACCTCCCATCATCCTGGAGGAAAAGAGACAGCAGATCACAGCTATGGCAGGGCAAGACCTGAACCTCCCTTGCACTGCAGAAGGGAACCCTCAGCCCCACGTCCACTGGGTCCTTGCTAAAGGGACGGTGGTGAAGCCCCTGCAGTTTGTGAACACCAGGGTGCTGATGCTCCCCAATGGCACCCTGCGGCTCAGCAGCATCGCGCCCACTGACAGCGGCAACTACGAGTGCATTGCCACAAGCTCAACAGGCTCGGAACGCCGTGTGGTGATTCTCACCGTGCCGCACCGGGACACACTGCCAAGGATagctgctgcctcccagggCACCACTCAGCTCAGTTTTGGGGATAAACTGCTGCTGAACTGCACAGCCACGGGAGAGCCCCAGCCCAGGATAATCTGGAGGCTGCCATCCAAAGCGGTCGTAGACCAGTGGCACAGGTAGGAGcctgttttcttccccagctCTTGGAAAATTCACATGCTTGTATCTCCAGTGCTGGTGTGAGGGAGTGAAACATCACTGGAACAATCCATTATGAGCTAAATTCACTTCTGAACACACCTCTGTAGTACTAACAGCAGCAATCTCCTCACTGAAATCATGGTAGAGTAAATGGCAGCACATTCTGACACCAGTGATgttctcagctcctgctgcctgcaggcccGAGCTGAATGCAGGGACAACAAAGCATCATTAGCAATGATGTAAAGAAATACTGTGTGAATCAGCTCGGGCTCACTGTAGGCATTTAGAGACACCCAAAGGTCCCAGCCCCATTATGTGTTTCTTTCATCCACTGCAGGCACCCAGATTTGATTTACCACCATTTACATCCCAGCATTGTGGGAAAAGAGCCTTGGCATTTTCAGTAAAGGAAAGAAGTCTAGGAAAACGGGCTGGAAAATGAACATAGTGCCTTTAAATTTTTGCTTAAAGTAGTCAGATATCTAACACAGAATATATATCAtgaggattttttaatttatgaaataGAACTTTAAACTAGGAGATCAAGGATGAAAGCTCACTCCATACTTAACGAGTTAATACTGTAAGCCACTTCCAGCACTTGGGATTCACCTTCAGCACTTTGTTCCATaattcttctcctctttctcccccCAAAACAGAATGGGAAGTCGAATCCATGTGTACCCCAATGGATCCCTGGTGATTGAGGCAGTTACTGAAAAGGATGCAGGGGACTATTTGTGCGTCGCAAGAAACAAACTTGGAGATGATCTGATACTGATGAAAGTCAGCATCACAATGAAACCAGCCAAGATTGACCACAAACAGTATTTCAAGAAACTGGTACCCTATGGAAAAGATTTCCAGGTGGACTGCAAGGCCTCTGGGTCACCTGCACCAGAAATATCCTGGAGTTTGCCAGACGGGACGGTGATCAACAACGTGATGCAGGCAGATGACAGTGGACACAGGTCTCGCAGATACGTCCTCTTTGACAATGGAACGCTGTATCTCAACAGAGCTGGAGCAACAGAGGAGGGAGATTACACCTGCTACGCTCAGAACACTCTGGGGAGAGATGAAATGAAAGTACACATCACAGTGGTCACAGCAGCCCCTCAGATAAAGCACAGTTACAAGACGTACATTAAAGTGAAAGCGGGGGACACAGCGCTGATGGACTGTGAAGCTGCTGGGGAACCTAAGCCGAAAATATTCTGGTTGCTGCCTTCCAGCGACATGATCTCCTCTTCCACAGACAGGCACCTCCTGCACGCTAACGGCTCCCTGTCAGTCCACCGAGCCAAACTGCTGGACGCTGGCGAGTATATGTGTGTTGCTCGGAATGCTGGAGGGGATGATACAAAGTTGTATAAACTGCATGTTGATGCTAAGCCACCTATCATAAATGGTTTATACACAAACAGAACAATCATTAAAGTGACGGCAGTGAGGCACTCAAAGAAACAAATTGACTGCAGGGCAGAAGGGACACCTCCCCCCCAGATCATGTGGATCATGCCTGATAACATCTTCCTGACAGCCCCGTACTACGGCAGCAGGATCATCATACACAGAAATGGAACACTCGAAATCCGGAACTTGAGGCCTTCCGACACTGCAGATTTTATCTGTGTGGCACGGAACGACTGGGGAGAGAGCATGCTGGTGGTGCAGCTGGAGGTACTGGAAATGCTAAGGAGACCCATGTTTAAAAATCCATTCAATGAAAAGATAATAGCAATACCTGGAAAAACAACCACACTGAACTGCTCTGTGGATGGAAATCCTCCACCTGAAGTAAGCTGGATGCTGCCCAATGGCACATGGATCTCCAAGGGGGCCAGGATGTCCGAGTTCCTCCTGGGAAGCAATGGAACCCTCACCATCCTCAATTCCAGTAGAGACAAAGCAGGGAAGTATCGCTGTGCAGCCAAGAACCAAGTTGGCTATATTGAAAAGCTGATTGTCCTAGAAGTTGCTCAGAAGCCCACCATCCTCATTCACCCCAAGGGGCCAGTGAGGGGCATCAGCGGGGAATCGTTATCACTTCACTGCCTGTCCGATGGCAACCCCAAGCCCAGCACAGCGTGGACTCTCCCAGGTGGCCAGGTGCTGGACCGACCTCAGATCAACAGCAGACACATTCTGCTGGAAAATGGCACACTGGTTATACGAGCAGCTACCATTCATGACAGAGGGCATTACGTGTGTAAGGCCCATAACCCTGCCGGAGATTTGTCTATAACCATTCCTGTCACCATCATAGCCTATCCTCCAAGGATTACAAACAGACCCCCACAGACCATACATACGATGCCTGGTGCAGCAGttcagctcagctgcacagcGCTTGGAATACCAAAGCCAGAAATTACATGGGAATTGCCTGACCACTCCACGCTTTCTACAGGTAAACACGGCCGAGCACCTGGCAGTGAATTGCTGCATCCCCAGGGGACTCTGCTCATCCGGAACCCCCAGCCATCAGACTCTGGAACATACAAGTGCACAGCAAAGAACCATCTTGGCAGTGATTTCACAGTCACATACATTCATGTcatttgaaataagaaatacagaatgaaagATTGGTAGCAAAGCCTACAGCTGGACTGAATTTATTCTTGGAATAAGTTTAAGCAAAGGCAGCCAAAGGCACAGAAGTGCCTAAATACATTTACAGGGTTCAGACTGCAATGatcacacaaaaaagaaaaaggacttgGGGAAAATTAAATCTATTATTACTATCCAGCATTGATTCAGCGATCAAAGGGACCTACATAAAACTGAACTTGAGGCACTCTTGCCGTGCCAGCAAACTTggaatatgaaatgaaattactttctAGAAATATACCTAGAGAACTTCCATACAGGATTGATGTTTTCTTATTAGATTAATGACGTTCACCTTGCGCGGCTATCAGAAGCAGGGCTCAGAAGGCAAGAGTGTCCCAGGACCAAAGAGCAGATTTTGTTGCGATGCAGATTAGATTCTTCACATCCTAGATtatttggtgtgttttttaaataaacattccCTGTGAAGCCAGCAGGACAGGCCGCCCCGCAGGCTTTTGTGCAGAGCACTGGGAGGATGCATTCAGGAGAATTGGGGCTTTAGTCCCGGTTGGCatcattttttccagttgtcACAAAATTTCTTCTATAGATTTCTCGCTTAGAAAACAATTACGTCAGGCTGCATGTCAACTGagaattttgctttctcagtgcACTGGGTAGGTCTAAGGAGGGACCTTCTGCCTTCAGAACAGATGGGAATGGCTACACATGCATTCCGCACAACCGAGTGGTGAACTGGACTGGTCAAATAACTATCAATCAGTAATGACAGCTCCAAGTGTCTCACTCACATTCTTCCAAAGAGTGTTAACACCAGGACAGAAGGGCCAGGAGAGCCTTTCCCCCTAAACTCACCAAGTGGGGACACACGAGTGCCATGGAGGGGGACCACACTGCCCTGCGGCAGCTgtagagcagagcagggactgCTGCTGGTGAGAGCACTCCCTTACCATTACAGGAAGCCTGACAGACATGTGGGGAGCCCAGGGTCACCACCCCCATCTCACCACGTCTAGCTCTtcacatcttttaaaataacaacaaagtTCAAGTATCTCCTCTGGGATAAAACATCCATCTCTCATAAGAACACTCTGCAATGAAACTCCTCAGTGCCATGCAGCATCCAAACCTCCTGCGGTAACACCCCTCAGCTGATTAACACACAAAGTTCTCATGAGTGAGAAAGTACACAAATGCCAAGAGCTACATGCAGATTCTGTCATCATTTAACCACATAATGATTGAGTTGGGgatttatttcacttatttgTTCACTTAAGACTTTATACTCAGCTGACGTGACCATTTCTGAGCATCAGCTGCACATGGTTTGCTGTGTGCTTCCTTCAGCAGATGGATGGAGTGACCACACAGGTTACACCAGTCTCACCCATCAGTGTCTGTGACTGCTTTAACTACTATGAAGAGCGGTACACTCCCACCAGGGGTAAGTAAAtccctgtaaaaaaaaaaaaagaacaaactgaaataactTTTATGCAAGTTAGACTTatctgattattttaaaagacaacCAGAATCTATAGAACTTTAACTGTTTTATGGGATTAAATCTTACAAATGGGATAACATGAGGCAAATGTAACAGTTTACAGCTCGAACAACTGCTGCTGACAATATAGAAGTTATGATTAGCACAAAGTTTCTAACTTCCTGGCCAACCCAGAAACATGAAGGAGAACATTGTGGTATTACTTACAGAGCTTCCGTGCAGCTCTCATTTCCGCAGTTACTCTTCATTCACACAGAACCAACATCACACCACTGAAGCTCGGCCAGAAATGAAGCATCTAGCCCAGAATTTTGAACAGCCAACGTACAAAGCCAGTAAAAGACACACAGATAacagagcagcccctgcaggGCCACTGCAGTGTGTGTGGATGGCAGTTCCCAGAGTGGCAGAAAGGACTTTTTCAGCCCCTGCTTGTGAAACCCAGCGTGGGATTTCCTCACTGAGCACCAAGAGCCAAACAGAGCGCCTTCCAGCCGGCTGCACGGTGCATGCCCAGCCCTCCGAGGATCACCGGACATTCAAAAGACCACATATGAAGAAACACAGCTACTTTCAGTCGGTTTATTAACATTACATTGTGGCTTTCAATATAAACGTTAAGAAGTTCTAATACAAGCGATAAACCCACTTCAGCACCTTCTTACCACAATGAGAGCGAGAGAGTCGGTACTCTAAACGACTTTATAAAGTGCGTGTGAAAATTACAGTCAAATAAACACAATTCAAATCAATGCTCGTTCTACCACCAAACAGAGGTGAGCATCTTGATGAACAAATCAGCTGTTACGCCCAGGCCAGGAGCGCCCCTGGGTTCAGCAGTTTGGTCCAGCGCggttcattaaaaaaataataataataacaaaggaATGTTTCCCACGAATAAACAAACAGACCTGGCgttctttgttctctttgaaaAGAATGGGACCTAAAAAGCACCAGATTCATAAAATCTGCGATAACTTTCTTCAGATAGGTCCACAAGTCCTTACATTTAAACctaattaaaagcaaaggaactcagcccccctccccccaagaACCACCTCGTTACATACTCACATCAACTGCagcacaaaaaataattactgaaataaTCAGAGAAGGAAACGAAGGTTTGCTTTCTAGCAGTAAGTAGTGCATTGGATTTTGAatgttctgttcttcagtgcAAACGGAACGCGCCGCCTCCTTCCCACCTTTTGAGTCAGAAGTGCGAAGGATGCCCGTACTGGTTCACTGCCTGCGGTTGGTTGCCTGGTGACAAAGCAAAGGGAATGTGCTGGATGCAGTGCAGAGCACCAAATGCCTTCAATTCACAGCATGGCAGCAAAGCACCGTCAGTCGCTCCCACACGCAGCAGCTGAGGTGAGTGGtggggcagcagtgcagcaatgTGGGGCAGCAGTGTGGGGCAGCCGGCCCCTCCTGCCATGGCCCTCTGCAACCCACAGACCCCAGGcatgtgctggcagcagcacggTGCTGTGACacagctgctgggtgcagggccCGCTGCCAGCCCCTCGCTGCTCTTACGTGGTGCTACCTCCACATCCCATTACCCCCCtaccccacacacacacagctgcactcactggaaagctgctgttgAAGCTGTCGAACGagagcagctgtttgctgctgctgctgtgtctgctgaaGGCCCTGCCTGGGGAACTGCTGTGGAAAGGACAGGTGGCAGAAATCACAGCGTGAGGGCAGGTTGAGTAACGCAGAAAGCAAGGCTCCCATCT includes:
- the IGSF10 gene encoding immunoglobulin superfamily member 10 isoform X3, with protein sequence MERSDTSLLSLPPAETDAPASGSRWMVLPNGTLAIAQAALQDGGQYRCTATNALGTAQLLATLAVVAYPPRIAGGTRLLTAHAGVPVTMRCPAEGRPPPSISWVLANETHISSSSQGNQKVLVWPDGTLMIKDVTVYDRGLYTCTATNPAGTDTLTVKLQVIAAPPIILEEKRQQITAMAGQDLNLPCTAEGNPQPHVHWVLAKGTVVKPLQFVNTRVLMLPNGTLRLSSIAPTDSGNYECIATSSTGSERRVVILTVPHRDTLPRIAAASQGTTQLSFGDKLLLNCTATGEPQPRIIWRLPSKAVVDQWHRMGSRIHVYPNGSLVIEAVTEKDAGDYLCVARNKLGDDLILMKVSITMKPAKIDHKQYFKKLVPYGKDFQVDCKASGSPAPEISWSLPDGTVINNVMQADDSGHRSRRYVLFDNGTLYLNRAGATEEGDYTCYAQNTLGRDEMKVHITVVTAAPQIKHSYKTYIKVKAGDTALMDCEAAGEPKPKIFWLLPSSDMISSSTDRHLLHANGSLSVHRAKLLDAGEYMCVARNAGGDDTKLYKLHVDAKPPIINGLYTNRTIIKVTAVRHSKKQIDCRAEGTPPPQIMWIMPDNIFLTAPYYGSRIIIHRNGTLEIRNLRPSDTADFICVARNDWGESMLVVQLEVLEMLRRPMFKNPFNEKIIAIPGKTTTLNCSVDGNPPPEVSWMLPNGTWISKGARMSEFLLGSNGTLTILNSSRDKAGKYRCAAKNQVGYIEKLIVLEVAQKPTILIHPKGPVRGISGESLSLHCLSDGNPKPSTAWTLPGGQVLDRPQINSRHILLENGTLVIRAATIHDRGHYVCKAHNPAGDLSITIPVTIIAYPPRITNRPPQTIHTMPGAAVQLSCTALGIPKPEITWELPDHSTLSTGKHGRAPGSELLHPQGTLLIRNPQPSDSGTYKCTAKNHLGSDFTVTYIHVI